A region from the Halosolutus gelatinilyticus genome encodes:
- the rpoA2 gene encoding DNA-directed RNA polymerase subunit A'', with amino-acid sequence MTEVEYDVDDDVIAVVEDTDLPRRLKDDVYETIEDRGGATVEDANQLAKAVEARYVDTRVDPLDPVGTVSAQSIGEPGTQLTMNTFHYAGVAEIDVTQGLPRLIELVDARKTPDTPMMTVHLEDEYATEREKAHEVVWNIEATKILALGDVSTNVADMRVQISLNRDTLEERMITPEEVAETIEDHLGVSTVQQGTQIEFGPEEPSYRDLLQLVEELREITFKGIEEVSRVVIRREEMDDGSEEFVLYTEGSAFGDVLEIEGVDASRTTCNNIHEIHRNLGIEAAREAIIEETNNTLAEQGLDDVNVRHLMLVADIMTNRGEIESIGRHGISGSKESVLARAAFEVTVNHLLNAAIHGEVDDLDGVTENVIVGKPIKLGTGDVDLRMGSTTGRAD; translated from the coding sequence ATGACTGAAGTCGAGTACGACGTCGACGACGACGTGATCGCGGTCGTCGAGGACACGGACCTCCCGCGCCGGCTGAAGGACGACGTCTACGAGACGATCGAGGATCGCGGCGGCGCGACCGTCGAAGACGCCAACCAGCTCGCGAAGGCCGTCGAAGCCCGCTACGTGGACACCCGCGTCGATCCGCTCGACCCCGTCGGTACCGTTTCGGCGCAGTCGATCGGCGAACCCGGGACGCAGCTGACGATGAACACGTTCCACTACGCGGGCGTCGCGGAGATCGACGTGACGCAGGGGCTGCCGCGGCTGATCGAACTGGTCGACGCCCGGAAGACCCCAGACACACCGATGATGACCGTCCACCTGGAGGACGAGTACGCCACCGAGCGCGAGAAGGCCCACGAGGTCGTCTGGAATATCGAGGCGACCAAGATCCTCGCGCTGGGCGACGTCTCGACCAATGTCGCGGACATGCGGGTCCAGATCTCGCTGAATCGGGACACCCTCGAGGAGCGGATGATCACGCCCGAGGAGGTCGCCGAGACGATCGAGGATCACCTCGGCGTCAGCACGGTCCAGCAGGGCACCCAGATCGAGTTCGGTCCCGAGGAACCGTCCTACCGGGACCTGCTTCAGCTCGTCGAGGAGCTGCGCGAGATCACGTTCAAGGGGATCGAGGAGGTCTCTCGGGTCGTCATCCGCCGCGAGGAAATGGACGACGGCAGCGAGGAGTTCGTCCTCTACACCGAAGGGTCGGCCTTCGGCGACGTCTTGGAGATCGAGGGCGTCGACGCCTCTCGGACGACGTGTAACAACATCCACGAGATCCACCGCAACCTCGGCATCGAGGCCGCCCGCGAGGCGATCATCGAGGAGACGAACAACACGCTCGCCGAACAGGGGCTGGACGACGTGAACGTCCGCCACCTGATGCTCGTCGCGGACATCATGACTAACCGCGGCGAGATCGAGTCGATCGGTCGCCACGGTATCTCCGGCTCGAAGGAGTCCGTGCTCGCCCGCGCGGCGTTCGAGGTGACGGTCAACCACCTGCTCAACGCCGCGATCCACGGCGAGGTCGACGAT